A window of Sulfurimonas gotlandica GD1 contains these coding sequences:
- a CDS encoding sensor domain-containing diguanylate cyclase, whose amino-acid sequence MKIKISIALIFVIILTAVFYKYMQTSKDEVIQNVANKSLESMDVANKSILNTYLLVAEKNFYDIMQNKKALEILREFKDADEETKAVLRGEFFRLLYKEYDFLKKQSIRQFHFHTHDSKSLLRFHLPYKSGDSLKDIRTSIRVANAELKTMVGFEGGRVLPGYRYVFPIVDKGEHLGSVEFSVSFEGIERKLRKILPFYAHKIILEKAVSYDKVFKEHIDFFVPSQFSENYYLENQDISKVTRKTQDDSFVNKLTSLAKESKDFLQKLAKKDSFTVPIIEDGKGYVVTFLALKDIDNKNAGYVVSFTNLQEIVYIQKRYQDFSFIVFLGATLLFILIVAVIVQIQKVKNESLKLQKFIDIQNSIVVLTDGKKFKFTNKSFFDFFKYADMEDFLNKHDCICELFVRSNGFFSLADVKENEKHWVESLLNLSGRNRIVSMIDKTLTPHAFTVSINRYDRENYIINFSDISDAMTEKLQLQKQIVRDQLTKAYNRVYFEKTIDSLIASNTSQNKNTGIIFFDIDHFKNVNDTYGHKAGDDVLRIIVDLVKKNIRSNDKLIRWGGEEFLILLPANSIDEVYKEAEHLRKTIEKHEFDIVKHLTCSFGLSLHEATADIHESVKKADEKLYEAKKNGRNRVVFSFI is encoded by the coding sequence ATGAAGATAAAAATCTCTATTGCACTTATTTTTGTCATAATACTCACAGCAGTCTTTTACAAATACATGCAAACATCTAAAGATGAAGTAATACAAAACGTAGCAAATAAAAGTCTAGAGTCTATGGATGTTGCTAATAAATCTATACTAAACACTTATCTGCTGGTTGCTGAGAAAAACTTCTATGATATTATGCAAAATAAAAAAGCATTAGAGATTTTAAGAGAGTTCAAAGATGCTGATGAAGAAACAAAAGCAGTTCTCAGAGGAGAGTTTTTTAGACTTCTTTACAAAGAGTATGATTTTCTTAAAAAGCAAAGCATCCGCCAGTTTCATTTTCATACCCACGATTCTAAAAGTCTGCTCAGATTTCATCTGCCATATAAAAGCGGTGATTCCTTAAAAGATATAAGAACTTCTATTAGAGTTGCAAACGCAGAACTTAAAACAATGGTAGGTTTTGAAGGCGGTAGAGTACTTCCTGGATATAGATATGTATTTCCAATAGTTGACAAAGGAGAGCATCTAGGCAGTGTAGAGTTTTCAGTCTCTTTTGAAGGAATAGAGCGAAAACTTCGAAAGATACTTCCTTTTTATGCTCATAAGATAATTTTAGAAAAAGCAGTAAGTTATGATAAAGTTTTTAAAGAGCACATAGACTTTTTTGTACCCTCACAATTTAGTGAGAATTACTATCTTGAAAATCAAGATATCTCAAAAGTAACTAGAAAAACACAAGATGATTCTTTTGTAAATAAGCTTACATCTTTGGCTAAAGAGAGTAAAGACTTTTTACAAAAACTTGCTAAAAAAGATAGCTTCACAGTTCCTATTATAGAGGATGGAAAAGGTTATGTCGTTACTTTTTTAGCTCTTAAAGATATTGATAATAAAAATGCAGGTTATGTAGTCTCTTTTACAAATCTTCAAGAGATAGTTTATATACAAAAAAGATATCAGGACTTTAGCTTTATCGTATTTCTTGGTGCTACACTACTCTTTATACTAATAGTAGCCGTTATTGTTCAAATACAAAAAGTAAAAAATGAGTCTTTAAAACTTCAAAAGTTTATAGACATCCAAAACTCTATAGTTGTTTTAACCGATGGAAAAAAGTTCAAGTTTACAAACAAAAGTTTTTTTGACTTTTTCAAATATGCGGACATGGAAGATTTTTTAAATAAACATGATTGTATTTGTGAGCTCTTTGTAAGAAGTAATGGCTTCTTTAGCTTAGCCGATGTAAAAGAAAACGAAAAACACTGGGTTGAGAGTCTGCTAAACCTATCTGGAAGAAACAGAATAGTATCTATGATAGACAAGACTTTAACGCCACATGCATTTACTGTCTCAATAAATAGATATGATAGAGAAAACTACATCATCAATTTTAGTGACATAAGCGATGCTATGACTGAGAAACTTCAACTTCAAAAACAGATAGTTAGAGATCAGTTAACAAAAGCATACAATAGAGTATATTTTGAAAAGACTATAGACTCACTCATAGCATCAAACACCAGTCAAAACAAAAATACCGGAATCATATTTTTCGACATTGACCATTTTAAAAATGTAAATGATACTTACGGGCATAAAGCAGGTGATGATGTCTTAAGGATAATTGTAGATCTTGTAAAGAAAAATATTCGTAGTAATGATAAGCTAATACGTTGGGGTGGAGAAGAGTTTCTTATCTTGCTTCCTGCGAACTCTATCGATGAAGTATATAAAGAAGCAGAGCATTTGAGGAAGACTATAGAAAAACATGAGTTTGACATAGTAAAACATCTTACATGTAGTTTTGGACTATCTCTGCATGAAGCAACGGCAGACATTCACGAGAGCGTAAAAAAGGCTGATGAAAAACTCTATGAAGCTAAGAAAAACGGTCGTAACAGAGTTGTTTTTAGCTTCATATAA
- a CDS encoding HvfX family Cu-binding RiPP maturation protein, with protein sequence MNIKKLYLEFSRLSEYLKPISLLLARLLIAYGFYTPAMNKWADIGSVAEWFGSMGIPFPLLNAYMAAGTEIAGVVLLTLGLLTRLISIPLIIVMIVAIVTVHLPHGFSAGDNGFEIPLYYMIFLLGFVAHGAGKFSLDRLIFGEKN encoded by the coding sequence ATGAACATCAAAAAATTATACTTAGAATTCAGTCGCTTAAGTGAATATCTAAAACCTATATCGTTACTTTTGGCAAGGCTGTTGATTGCTTATGGTTTTTATACACCAGCTATGAACAAGTGGGCAGATATAGGTTCTGTTGCTGAGTGGTTTGGCTCTATGGGTATACCTTTTCCACTACTAAATGCATATATGGCAGCAGGCACCGAAATCGCTGGTGTTGTCTTATTGACACTTGGACTTTTGACTCGTCTTATCTCCATACCTCTTATCATAGTTATGATAGTCGCTATTGTTACAGTTCATCTTCCGCATGGTTTTTCAGCAGGGGATAACGGTTTTGAAATACCGCTATACTATATGATATTTTTACTCGGGTTTGTTGCACATGGAGCCGGTAAATTTTCTCTAGACAGACTTATATTTGGCGAGAAAAATTAA
- the nrtS gene encoding nitrate/nitrite transporter NrtS produces the protein MTIKRFKIYCEISASRSVVKRAIKVALIVGTTLNIINQGEVLLSLELANVNFIKLCLTYVVPYSVTTYTAVAMKLEFQIGTKAVTTVDLKCHGCKKTVHINEGEIIPECDKCGIKTHWRLA, from the coding sequence ATGACAATAAAACGTTTTAAAATATACTGTGAAATATCTGCATCTCGCAGTGTTGTGAAAAGAGCGATAAAAGTGGCGCTAATTGTAGGCACAACTCTAAATATTATCAATCAAGGAGAAGTCCTTCTAAGTCTTGAACTTGCTAATGTAAATTTTATAAAATTATGTCTCACATATGTGGTACCATACAGTGTAACAACCTATACTGCCGTTGCCATGAAACTAGAGTTTCAAATAGGTACAAAGGCCGTAACCACAGTAGATTTAAAGTGTCATGGATGCAAAAAAACAGTCCATATAAATGAAGGTGAAATTATACCAGAGTGTGACAAATGCGGTATTAAGACACATTGGCGATTAGCCTAA
- a CDS encoding methyl-accepting chemotaxis protein yields MISGFQEQVLELNNKNNAISGLVESIKDVADQTNLLALNAAIEAARAGEHGRGFAVVATEVRKLADSTNKAAGQIQMEMNVIMGISNDVVDLQEGMIKGIEKSVSIAQETVHLLNELGNNASDNKNGVLVAIGCIDVQLKDSETINGDMHQLVEDTKQAIEGSSKSITLAQTLISELKL; encoded by the coding sequence ATGATTAGTGGATTTCAAGAACAAGTCCTAGAGCTAAACAATAAAAACAACGCTATTAGTGGACTTGTTGAGTCAATAAAAGATGTTGCTGATCAAACGAACTTACTTGCTTTAAATGCTGCTATTGAAGCTGCACGAGCAGGTGAACATGGTCGTGGATTTGCGGTTGTAGCTACAGAGGTTAGAAAACTAGCGGACAGCACTAACAAAGCGGCTGGGCAAATTCAAATGGAGATGAATGTTATCATGGGCATCTCAAATGATGTAGTAGATCTTCAAGAAGGAATGATTAAAGGTATCGAAAAGAGCGTATCAATTGCCCAAGAAACTGTACATTTACTTAATGAGCTTGGGAACAATGCTAGTGATAATAAGAATGGAGTATTAGTTGCGATTGGCTGCATTGATGTGCAACTTAAGGATTCAGAAACTATTAACGGTGATATGCACCAGTTAGTAGAGGACACGAAACAAGCTATCGAAGGCTCAAGCAAAAGTATCACTCTTGCCCAAACTCTAATCTCGGAATTAAAACTCTAA
- a CDS encoding EAL domain-containing protein: MKKLFNLKIITMLVWTLTVVSSLTFSAFNQYQQSFETARNVASANFDKDQAFRQWATTHGGVYVPVDMKRTPPSPYLSHMPERDVTTDTGKKLTLMNPAYMLRQMMDEYSGLYGAKGHITALEILNPNSAPDAWERDALKKFKKDDSIKEILELTKINNESYMRLIRSMEVTPGCLTCHGHQESYVNNKTAGGVSVIVPMAEIYELAISSYKKTVVIHIIFWFVGMILFRFVYNKERKARYELEYFANHDSLTGLPNRHAYIDKITSMVNKNKNNFALIFMDLDNFKTINDSLGHTLGDMLLQKVAKRLKNEIKEYDMLSRFGGDEFVFLFSNVQSELTIEKTMIKIHEVLKKPFILNTYEVYTTASIGIAIYPDDAQDAELLLRNADVAMYDAKQSGRSKYSFFNADMLNLSSNRLMLESELHKALENNELFLLFQPQVSLWNEKIVGVEALIRWQHPTKGLISPLDFIPIAENSGLIMPIGEWIIDQACDQLALWKDTHMSEATLSINVSAKQVLHQDLYSYIEAAIERTKIDGRFLELEITESVIMENINETVRILSRLKKLGVSIAIDDFGTGYSSLSYLKKLPIDKLKIDREFIKDIPNDKDDIAITNAIISMSKSLSLKIVAEGPETKEHIEFLQNSKCDIAQGFYYSKPITIVEVEKLALHMSK; this comes from the coding sequence ATGAAAAAATTATTTAATCTAAAAATTATTACTATGCTTGTCTGGACACTTACAGTAGTCTCATCTCTTACATTTTCCGCATTTAACCAATATCAGCAAAGTTTTGAGACTGCCCGTAATGTTGCCAGTGCCAACTTTGATAAAGATCAGGCATTTAGACAGTGGGCCACTACTCATGGCGGAGTTTATGTCCCTGTAGATATGAAGAGAACACCTCCAAGTCCATACTTAAGTCATATGCCAGAGAGGGATGTGACAACAGATACCGGTAAAAAACTAACCCTTATGAACCCGGCATATATGTTAAGACAGATGATGGATGAGTACTCAGGGCTTTATGGTGCAAAAGGGCATATTACAGCCTTAGAAATTTTAAATCCAAACAGCGCACCGGACGCCTGGGAAAGAGATGCCTTAAAAAAGTTTAAAAAAGATGACTCAATCAAAGAGATACTTGAGCTTACTAAAATCAATAATGAATCTTACATGCGTCTTATACGTTCAATGGAAGTTACTCCAGGATGTCTGACATGTCACGGTCATCAAGAATCCTACGTAAATAATAAGACAGCCGGAGGGGTTAGTGTAATTGTTCCAATGGCTGAAATATATGAACTTGCTATAAGTTCTTATAAGAAGACTGTTGTCATTCATATTATCTTTTGGTTTGTGGGTATGATACTTTTTCGGTTCGTCTACAATAAAGAGAGAAAAGCTAGATATGAATTAGAATATTTTGCTAATCATGATAGTCTGACCGGTCTGCCGAATCGTCATGCTTATATTGATAAAATAACAAGTATGGTAAATAAAAATAAAAACAACTTTGCTCTAATCTTTATGGATCTTGATAACTTTAAAACTATCAATGATTCATTAGGCCATACTCTAGGAGACATGTTACTTCAAAAAGTTGCAAAACGTCTTAAAAATGAAATAAAAGAATATGATATGCTCTCACGTTTTGGAGGGGATGAGTTTGTATTTTTATTTTCAAATGTACAGAGTGAACTGACTATAGAAAAGACAATGATTAAGATTCATGAAGTACTTAAAAAGCCATTTATATTAAATACTTATGAAGTCTATACTACAGCATCTATAGGTATTGCAATCTATCCGGATGATGCGCAAGATGCAGAGTTGCTTTTAAGAAATGCAGATGTTGCGATGTATGATGCAAAACAATCTGGCAGAAGCAAGTACTCTTTCTTTAATGCTGATATGTTAAATCTATCTTCAAACCGTCTTATGCTTGAGAGTGAACTTCATAAAGCTTTAGAAAATAATGAGCTCTTTTTACTTTTTCAGCCTCAGGTATCACTATGGAATGAAAAAATTGTTGGAGTTGAAGCACTTATAAGATGGCAGCATCCAACAAAAGGATTAATCTCTCCTCTTGACTTTATACCTATCGCAGAAAACAGTGGCTTGATTATGCCTATAGGGGAATGGATTATAGACCAGGCATGTGATCAATTGGCTTTATGGAAAGATACTCATATGAGTGAAGCAACTCTTTCTATAAATGTTTCAGCTAAACAGGTTTTACACCAAGATTTGTATTCGTATATCGAAGCTGCAATTGAGAGAACTAAAATTGATGGTAGATTCTTAGAACTAGAGATTACAGAAAGTGTTATTATGGAAAATATTAATGAGACTGTAAGAATATTATCAAGACTTAAAAAGCTTGGTGTTTCTATAGCTATTGATGATTTTGGTACAGGTTATTCATCTCTTAGTTATCTGAAAAAACTGCCTATAGATAAGTTGAAAATTGATAGAGAGTTCATCAAAGATATTCCAAATGACAAAGATGATATCGCTATTACAAATGCGATTATCAGTATGTCAAAATCACTATCATTAAAAATAGTAGCGGAGGGACCAGAGACAAAAGAACATATAGAATTTTTGCAAAATTCTAAGTGTGATATTGCTCAAGGGTTTTACTACTCAAAACCTATAACAATTGTGGAAGTGGAAAAACTGGCATTGCATATGTCAAAGTAA
- a CDS encoding RBBP9/YdeN family alpha/beta hydrolase, whose amino-acid sequence MKQRVLLLHGWGGSDYPHWQSWLAGELVKDYGCVSFLKLSNFEFPNKNIWKEELLKELSDFKPDIVICHSLANTLWFHICNEEKISDIAKLFLVAPPSLNLQINELENFFPVSIPKNLHAKEVLLICSTNDPYMTIEEARLLQKELDVEMKILEDAGHINTDSGFGPWPWMLNIL is encoded by the coding sequence ATGAAACAAAGAGTCTTACTTCTACATGGATGGGGAGGAAGTGATTATCCTCATTGGCAAAGCTGGTTAGCCGGTGAATTGGTAAAAGATTATGGTTGCGTTAGTTTTTTAAAACTTTCAAATTTTGAATTTCCCAATAAGAACATCTGGAAAGAAGAACTTTTGAAAGAATTATCTGATTTTAAACCAGATATAGTTATTTGCCACTCTTTAGCAAACACTCTCTGGTTTCACATTTGTAATGAAGAAAAAATATCTGATATAGCGAAACTATTTTTAGTAGCTCCACCAAGTCTAAACTTACAGATAAATGAGCTGGAAAACTTTTTCCCAGTTAGCATTCCTAAAAATCTACATGCAAAAGAAGTTTTACTTATCTGCTCTACAAATGATCCATACATGACGATAGAAGAAGCCAGATTACTTCAAAAAGAATTGGATGTTGAAATGAAAATTTTAGAAGATGCCGGGCATATCAATACAGACAGCGGATTTGGCCCTTGGCCTTGGATGCTAAATATATTATAA
- a CDS encoding GNAT family N-acetyltransferase has translation MLNPTLYFLRSSEQKIATDMLRYSMRLDELNKSLQDFPELNIYDRFYGLSSKDLGLYSLVENKIAGAIWIRLLKAEDGALGYLDASTPVLNIAVIPEFRSKKIGSAMLAQLLLEAGAVFERISASVTQNSNAQKLFEKFGFIKVDGSDAKSPVDGSDVFTMLKTLEKKEVVRPTDGYDPRRWMD, from the coding sequence ATGCTTAATCCGACGCTTTACTTTCTCAGGTCTTCTGAGCAAAAGATTGCGACTGATATGTTGCGCTACTCGATGCGCCTTGATGAGCTGAATAAATCCCTTCAAGACTTCCCTGAGCTAAATATTTATGATAGGTTTTATGGCTTGTCAAGCAAAGATTTAGGCTTGTACTCCCTTGTTGAGAACAAAATAGCTGGTGCGATTTGGATACGTCTACTCAAAGCTGAAGATGGCGCGCTTGGTTATTTAGATGCCAGCACACCTGTCTTGAACATAGCTGTTATTCCAGAATTTAGATCTAAAAAGATAGGCTCCGCTATGCTTGCACAACTTCTACTAGAAGCCGGTGCAGTTTTTGAGAGAATAAGCGCAAGTGTTACTCAAAACTCAAATGCTCAAAAGCTATTTGAAAAGTTTGGCTTTATAAAAGTAGATGGCTCTGATGCCAAAAGTCCCGTTGATGGAAGTGATGTATTTACAATGCTTAAAACATTAGAAAAAAAAGAAGTAGTCAGGCCTACTGACGGCTACGATCCGCGTAGGTGGATGGACTAA
- a CDS encoding nitrous oxide-stimulated promoter family protein, producing MSEEKFIHDSKTVLKFIQCYCDSEHFKVEKKIDSIKLNYNYKDLNEEIHYDLCEKCEETLIYSYIKLQECIHDDKPSCRKCPKPCYDKAEWKTLAKIMRYSGLRLGILKIRKFFSRFEHSA from the coding sequence ATGAGTGAAGAAAAATTTATCCACGATAGCAAAACTGTTTTAAAATTTATTCAATGCTACTGCGATAGTGAGCATTTTAAAGTTGAGAAAAAGATAGACTCTATCAAACTCAACTACAATTATAAAGATTTAAACGAAGAGATACACTACGACTTATGCGAAAAGTGTGAAGAGACCCTAATCTATTCATATATCAAACTTCAAGAATGTATACATGACGATAAACCAAGCTGTAGGAAATGTCCAAAACCTTGTTATGACAAAGCAGAATGGAAAACATTAGCAAAAATCATGCGCTACAGTGGCCTAAGACTCGGTATTCTTAAAATTAGAAAATTCTTTAGCAGGTTTGAACATAGCGCTTAA